A window from Nitrospira sp. ND1 encodes these proteins:
- a CDS encoding putative zinc-binding metallopeptidase: protein MGRTKNHRGQGLGATDPVPVWAEWTDEQLLDLRMCDLDLRLEGTFYQEPMAQLARELETRRLTFRPHFWISDEWFTPDGVPGIAVPFYLAHPRLTKLEASQMLEVEGGTRDWCMRILRHEAGHAIENAYLLRRRRRRQKLFGRSSQPYPEYYTPRPYSRSFVRHLDVWYAQSHPDEDFAETFAVWLDPHSLWKERYRGWPVIKKLDFMDRLMGELAGTTPVVTGRQLLDPLPRIYKTLRDHYEEKRKHYGIGRTPSYDTDLKKLFSDGPTHAKNPSAAEFLRRTRKEIRRRVAEWTGEYQYTIDQVLEGMIERCQASKLHLTQHKEQAKLDFAILLTVQTMNYLHSGRHKVAL from the coding sequence ATGGGGCGGACAAAGAATCATCGCGGACAAGGGCTCGGCGCGACCGATCCTGTTCCGGTTTGGGCGGAGTGGACCGACGAACAGCTCCTCGATCTGCGCATGTGCGATCTGGACCTGCGCCTCGAAGGGACCTTCTATCAAGAGCCCATGGCACAACTCGCTCGTGAGTTGGAGACGCGCAGGCTCACCTTCCGGCCACACTTCTGGATCTCGGACGAATGGTTCACGCCGGATGGTGTGCCTGGAATTGCCGTGCCGTTTTATCTTGCGCATCCCCGGCTGACAAAACTGGAAGCGAGTCAGATGTTGGAAGTGGAAGGCGGCACCAGGGACTGGTGCATGCGGATCCTCCGGCACGAGGCCGGCCATGCCATTGAAAACGCCTACCTGCTTCGTCGTCGTCGTCGTCGCCAGAAACTCTTCGGACGTTCGTCCCAGCCCTATCCCGAGTATTACACGCCGCGCCCTTATAGCCGGAGTTTCGTGCGCCACCTGGATGTTTGGTATGCCCAGAGCCATCCGGATGAAGACTTCGCGGAAACCTTTGCCGTGTGGCTCGATCCGCACTCGCTCTGGAAGGAGCGGTATCGAGGCTGGCCGGTGATAAAGAAGCTGGATTTCATGGACCGACTCATGGGCGAATTGGCGGGTACGACACCGGTCGTCACCGGACGGCAACTGCTGGATCCGCTCCCGCGCATCTATAAGACCCTCCGGGATCACTACGAGGAAAAGCGGAAGCACTACGGGATCGGCCGCACGCCGTCGTACGATACGGATCTGAAGAAGCTGTTTTCCGACGGGCCGACCCATGCCAAAAATCCCAGCGCTGCCGAGTTTCTCCGTCGGACCAGAAAAGAAATCCGTCGCCGGGTCGCTGAATGGACCGGCGAATATCAGTACACCATCGATCAGGTGTTGGAAGGCATGATCGAACGATGTCAGGCGTCGAAATTACACCTGACCCAGCATAAAGAGCAGGCCAAGCTGGATTTTGCGATTCTCCTGACGGTGCAGACCATGAACTATCTGCACAGCGGCCGGCACAAGGTGGCACTATGA
- a CDS encoding low molecular weight phosphatase family protein yields the protein MTSILFVCSGNIFRSLVAEYALKAQLGSRVGYLIGSAGIEALPQEIHPVVLAGLREKGVDPSRHRQRKLTRDLTEETAVVIAMGRNHQAWIRGEFGREVPLFNHLCYGIDQPILDVHEIIPDWREQPDQSRDYLQFVIDHIWGGVPHLLNREPAL from the coding sequence ATGACGTCGATTCTGTTCGTGTGTTCGGGCAATATTTTCAGAAGCCTCGTGGCCGAATATGCGTTGAAGGCTCAGCTCGGCTCGCGGGTCGGGTACCTGATCGGATCCGCCGGCATCGAGGCGTTACCGCAGGAGATCCATCCCGTGGTCCTGGCCGGCCTTCGTGAGAAGGGGGTCGATCCGTCCCGCCACCGTCAACGGAAGCTGACGCGCGACTTGACCGAGGAGACCGCCGTCGTCATTGCCATGGGCAGGAACCATCAGGCGTGGATTCGCGGGGAATTCGGTCGAGAAGTCCCTCTCTTCAATCACCTATGTTACGGAATCGATCAGCCGATTCTGGACGTGCATGAGATCATCCCCGACTGGCGGGAACAACCGGATCAATCGCGTGACTATCTGCAGTTTGTCATCGACCACATCTGGGGCGGAGTTCCCCATCTGCTCAATCGTGAGCCCGCCCTGTAA
- the ttcA gene encoding tRNA 2-thiocytidine(32) synthetase TtcA — MQSTTTPPSPGTAQPTRHSNEIERVHTRLCRLVGQAIADYRMIEEGDKVMVCLSGGKDSYGLLEILLSIRSRAPIHFDIIAVNLDQKQPGFPAHVLPEYLTRRGVPFHIETRDTYSVVKRLIPEGQTTCSLCSRLRRGHLYRLATELGATKIALGHHRNDILETLLLNLLFTGKMKAMPPKLRSKSGRHVVIRPLAYVKEADLARYAALLQFPIIPCDLCGSQEDLKRKQVKTLLQDWDKRFPGSNDSMFAALGNIAPSLLLDRTLFDFSSLKADASPTEPAASDSEDDLL; from the coding sequence ATGCAGAGCACAACCACCCCACCATCCCCAGGCACCGCACAGCCGACCAGGCACTCCAACGAGATCGAACGCGTGCACACCCGCCTCTGCCGCCTGGTGGGACAAGCCATTGCCGACTACCGCATGATCGAGGAAGGCGACAAGGTCATGGTCTGCCTTTCCGGCGGGAAAGACAGTTACGGGCTCCTGGAGATCCTGCTGTCGATCCGCAGCCGTGCGCCGATCCATTTCGACATCATTGCCGTCAACCTGGATCAGAAGCAACCGGGGTTCCCCGCCCATGTCCTTCCGGAATACCTGACCAGGCGCGGCGTGCCCTTCCATATCGAAACGCGCGATACCTACTCCGTCGTCAAACGCCTCATCCCCGAAGGCCAGACCACCTGCTCACTCTGCTCGCGCCTCCGTCGCGGCCATCTCTACCGGCTGGCCACGGAACTGGGCGCCACCAAGATTGCCCTTGGCCATCACCGCAATGACATTCTGGAAACGCTGCTGCTGAATCTGTTGTTCACCGGCAAGATGAAGGCCATGCCGCCCAAGCTGCGTTCGAAAAGCGGCCGCCATGTAGTCATTCGCCCCCTGGCCTATGTGAAGGAAGCCGATCTGGCGCGGTACGCCGCCTTGCTCCAGTTCCCGATCATCCCCTGCGACCTCTGCGGCTCACAGGAGGACCTCAAGCGGAAGCAGGTCAAAACCTTACTGCAGGACTGGGATAAACGGTTCCCCGGTTCCAACGACAGCATGTTCGCCGCCCTCGGCAATATCGCACCGTCGCTGCTGTTGGATCGAACCCTATTCGACTTCTCATCCCTCAAGGCAGATGCCTCCCCAACAGAACCAGCCGCGAGTGATTCTGAAGACGATTTGCTCTAG
- the msrA gene encoding peptide-methionine (S)-S-oxide reductase MsrA, translating to MGQETTDIATLAGGCFWCLEAVYDQVNGVRSVESGYIGGQVDAPTYEQVCGGHTGHAEAVRITFDPRLVTYRDLLNVFFVIHDPTTRNRQGNDIGTQYRSGIFYHSPEQQQIAQEVIAAVTRERVYPNPIVTEVVPATRWYEAEAYHQEYFARNPFEGYCAYVVGPKVAKFRQHYASLLKA from the coding sequence ATGGGGCAGGAAACGACGGACATCGCCACATTGGCAGGGGGCTGTTTCTGGTGTCTTGAAGCCGTATACGACCAGGTGAACGGGGTGCGGTCGGTCGAGTCGGGATATATCGGCGGGCAGGTGGATGCCCCCACATATGAGCAGGTGTGTGGTGGGCACACGGGGCATGCGGAGGCCGTGCGGATCACGTTCGATCCGCGGTTGGTGACGTATCGTGATCTCTTGAACGTATTTTTCGTGATTCATGATCCGACGACGCGCAATCGGCAGGGCAACGATATCGGCACGCAGTATCGATCCGGAATTTTTTACCATTCCCCGGAGCAGCAGCAGATTGCTCAGGAGGTGATTGCTGCCGTCACGCGGGAGCGCGTCTATCCCAATCCGATTGTGACCGAAGTGGTGCCGGCGACCCGGTGGTATGAGGCCGAAGCCTATCACCAGGAGTATTTTGCACGGAATCCGTTTGAGGGCTACTGCGCCTACGTCGTCGGACCCAAAGTGGCCAAGTTTCGTCAGCACTATGCGTCGTTGCTCAAGGCGTAA
- the zwf gene encoding glucose-6-phosphate dehydrogenase: MDLPQLRTPCVMVIFGIDGDLAKRKLIPAVYNLMAGHFLPEGFAIVGLDRPEMTTAEFREKLDRMMGDYLPATVDRSVWQALSERVHYLAGDFQEGATYRRLNELLQQVDASSGTQGNYIFYMATIPGLFGQIVTHLGEYGLTVEREGTWRRVVIEKPFGHDLESARALNHELQRVLQERQIYRIDHYLGKETVQNILVFRFANGIFEPVWNRQYIDHVQITVAESLGVEHRGRYYEQAGALRDMVPNHLLQLLCFLAMEPPNSFAADAVRDEKAKVLRGVVPLSSLDVLRFVSFGQYGPGTSDGKAVTGYRSEPHVGSESMTETYVAMKLFIDNWRWAGVPFYLRTGKRMTRRLTEIVVQFKRAPFMLFRKTQVDRLVPNVLVIRIQPDEGISLRFDAKVPGPTVRIGTVDMDFQYADYFGNAPQTGYETLLHDAMAGDATLFQRADNIELGWAVVQTILDVWKSLPGPASFPNYPSGSWGPPEAEALLKREGREWWNGGQA; the protein is encoded by the coding sequence ATGGACCTCCCCCAGCTGCGCACTCCTTGCGTCATGGTCATCTTCGGGATCGATGGCGACCTGGCGAAGCGAAAACTGATTCCGGCGGTCTACAATCTCATGGCCGGCCATTTTTTGCCGGAGGGGTTCGCCATCGTAGGGTTGGACCGTCCCGAGATGACGACGGCGGAGTTTCGCGAGAAGTTGGATCGGATGATGGGCGACTATCTGCCGGCGACCGTGGATCGATCGGTCTGGCAGGCGTTGTCGGAGCGCGTGCATTACCTGGCCGGGGATTTCCAAGAGGGCGCCACCTATCGACGGCTGAACGAGTTGCTGCAGCAGGTCGATGCGTCCTCGGGTACCCAGGGCAACTATATTTTTTACATGGCCACCATTCCCGGTCTGTTCGGACAAATCGTGACGCATCTGGGAGAGTATGGTCTGACGGTCGAACGTGAGGGCACATGGCGTCGCGTCGTCATCGAAAAACCGTTCGGACATGACCTGGAATCGGCGCGGGCGCTGAACCACGAGCTCCAACGGGTCTTGCAAGAACGGCAGATCTACCGGATCGATCACTATCTCGGGAAAGAGACGGTGCAGAATATTCTGGTCTTCCGGTTTGCCAACGGGATCTTCGAGCCGGTCTGGAATCGCCAGTACATCGACCATGTGCAAATCACCGTGGCGGAGAGTCTCGGGGTGGAGCATCGGGGCCGCTATTATGAACAGGCCGGCGCGTTGCGGGATATGGTGCCGAATCACCTGCTGCAACTGCTTTGCTTTCTGGCGATGGAACCGCCCAACTCCTTTGCCGCCGATGCCGTACGCGACGAAAAGGCCAAGGTGTTGCGCGGGGTTGTCCCGCTGAGTTCGCTGGACGTGCTGCGGTTTGTTTCGTTCGGGCAGTATGGCCCGGGCACGTCCGACGGGAAGGCGGTAACGGGGTATCGGTCGGAGCCGCATGTGGGGTCCGAGTCGATGACCGAGACCTATGTGGCGATGAAGCTGTTCATCGATAACTGGCGCTGGGCCGGGGTCCCGTTTTATCTCCGGACCGGGAAGCGGATGACCAGGCGGTTGACGGAGATTGTGGTGCAGTTTAAGCGGGCGCCGTTCATGTTGTTTAGAAAAACTCAGGTGGATCGATTGGTTCCGAACGTGCTCGTGATCCGCATCCAGCCGGATGAAGGCATTTCCCTGCGTTTCGATGCCAAGGTGCCGGGACCGACGGTCCGGATCGGCACGGTGGACATGGACTTTCAGTATGCCGACTATTTCGGCAACGCCCCCCAGACCGGTTATGAGACCCTCTTGCACGATGCCATGGCCGGGGATGCGACGCTCTTCCAGCGCGCGGACAATATCGAACTGGGCTGGGCTGTCGTGCAAACGATTCTCGACGTGTGGAAGTCCCTTCCCGGACCGGCGTCGTTCCCGAATTACCCGAGTGGAAGCTGGGGGCCACCGGAGGCAGAGGCTTTGTTGAAGCGTGAAGGGCGGGAGTGGTGGAATGGAGGGCAGGCCTAG
- a CDS encoding energy transducer TonB, whose protein sequence is MMAGAGFVSGTTPQLTPRDVRIEVPAESLFGSLPVNRSLTVSIHVQEPPVNRGEPLVAVFETPSSAPYVVPLEIDHARHHYSATVDLGRLSGTMGTPPKATALQVLIGRRQGLHVEALVRRTVVVTLAIPGYADHRSGRADLANHMANGSGPPRNQPADLALLDGQVEEEELVGNGGLPQQEGYWKMLQGLIHKGMPDGAATRRGREIGRMPGIGFRLYANGEAQLIEVERSSGDLELDQAAVLAVVNAHPFPPFPPGTSDTHVDVHVEIPGLPR, encoded by the coding sequence ATGATGGCTGGCGCCGGATTCGTGAGCGGCACGACGCCGCAGCTCACCCCCCGGGATGTGCGCATCGAAGTGCCGGCCGAGAGTTTGTTCGGCTCACTACCGGTCAACCGGAGTCTGACGGTTTCGATTCATGTCCAGGAACCACCGGTCAATCGCGGAGAACCGCTCGTTGCTGTCTTTGAAACTCCGTCCTCCGCGCCCTACGTGGTCCCGTTGGAAATCGATCACGCCCGGCATCACTATTCCGCCACCGTCGACCTCGGTCGGCTGTCAGGCACCATGGGCACTCCCCCGAAAGCGACCGCCCTTCAGGTGCTCATCGGCCGCCGACAAGGGTTACACGTGGAAGCCCTCGTGCGCCGTACCGTCGTCGTCACCCTTGCGATTCCGGGATACGCCGATCATCGCTCAGGCCGGGCGGATCTCGCCAACCACATGGCCAATGGTTCAGGGCCTCCCCGAAACCAACCAGCCGACCTGGCGTTGCTGGACGGACAGGTTGAAGAAGAGGAATTGGTCGGGAACGGGGGACTGCCACAGCAGGAAGGCTATTGGAAGATGCTGCAGGGACTGATCCATAAAGGGATGCCGGATGGAGCGGCCACTCGGCGCGGGAGAGAGATCGGCAGGATGCCGGGGATCGGGTTTCGGCTGTATGCCAACGGCGAGGCTCAGTTGATCGAAGTCGAACGTAGTTCAGGGGATTTGGAACTCGATCAGGCGGCGGTCCTGGCCGTCGTCAACGCCCACCCCTTTCCTCCGTTTCCGCCCGGAACCAGCGACACCCACGTCGATGTGCATGTCGAGATTCCCGGCCTTCCCCGTTAG
- a CDS encoding PilZ domain-containing protein: MERRDSPRYEIEVPLTFSGNALAGSGLVTSLSNEGCHVVSEESLPARACLSLHVEFPAPYEPMTVEVAEVRWTNATGFGLVFVHVHDEEQTRLQRFIDWLKRTHNN; the protein is encoded by the coding sequence GTGGAGCGTCGCGATAGTCCCCGCTATGAAATCGAAGTGCCGCTCACGTTTTCGGGGAATGCGCTTGCCGGAAGCGGGTTGGTCACCAGTCTGTCCAATGAAGGTTGCCATGTCGTGAGCGAGGAGTCGCTCCCTGCACGCGCCTGTCTCTCCCTCCACGTCGAGTTTCCGGCTCCGTATGAACCCATGACGGTCGAGGTCGCCGAAGTGCGCTGGACGAATGCCACAGGCTTTGGACTGGTGTTTGTGCACGTGCACGACGAGGAGCAGACGAGGCTCCAGCGCTTTATCGACTGGCTGAAGCGGACGCACAACAATTAG
- a CDS encoding PilZ domain-containing protein yields the protein MDMDLRSSTRVAVTYPVRLSGDSMIGQGTLINLSGPGCAVETTLPVQPGDYLELHVMAPDQARPLTVGLAKVRWATEKKAGIEFIRVRRDEQSRLQRLIGQVLEESTMEASTNGHELTAA from the coding sequence ATGGACATGGATCTTCGTTCATCCACTCGGGTCGCAGTGACCTACCCTGTTCGCCTGTCGGGCGACTCGATGATCGGCCAGGGAACCCTCATCAACCTCTCCGGACCCGGCTGCGCGGTTGAAACCACGCTGCCCGTCCAACCGGGCGACTACCTCGAACTCCATGTGATGGCGCCGGACCAGGCGCGACCGCTCACGGTGGGCCTCGCAAAAGTGCGCTGGGCTACCGAGAAAAAAGCCGGCATCGAATTTATCCGGGTGCGTCGGGATGAGCAGAGCCGCCTGCAACGCCTGATCGGCCAGGTGCTCGAAGAGTCGACCATGGAAGCCAGCACGAACGGGCACGAACTGACCGCTGCCTAA
- a CDS encoding DUF3422 family protein, with translation MTDHVEPSGTDSRPPGFLNRIHQSNKQYLPQWLGVPAHIHHVAYRMANPPLERPNSRREFQQLLQALEISEGAIEDRFGYGFKVAANGDRLVVVWEAHTEYYSYQVWHVVRDAATPLDFGPITFPGYMMPLSPLGIRVNALDLLFLPQELPLEQELPARLPGAMVYGSRILGDDIVAVTSFTPDEFDRERYLICSTSEQALRQQVAKIVDTIVAIENYYHLVMLPMKAFSRAVDQIHDYEQRHLYQRAVLIEQLGGTTPPTMQKWLTVLTQDLLQVSRLAESMRYRLSASVPYDRIVQSNLAALQERPYPPLRQISEYVSWKITGVTEGYQQLLRRIDAMEKDFEATVAVLRTHIELRLQEQNIQLQDQNMKLLISVDSTTRAQAILQRTVESLSVIVITYYLTGLGSYVLKACYEMGWLKNANVATAIFVPIAFATSFTLMTVGRKIIVKRMADSAKDPAGH, from the coding sequence ATGACGGATCACGTGGAGCCTTCCGGAACAGATTCCCGCCCGCCGGGATTTTTGAACCGGATCCATCAATCCAATAAACAGTATCTCCCGCAGTGGCTCGGTGTTCCGGCCCATATTCACCATGTGGCGTATCGCATGGCCAATCCGCCGCTGGAACGCCCCAATAGCCGCCGGGAGTTCCAGCAGCTGCTGCAGGCCCTGGAGATTTCCGAAGGGGCCATCGAGGACCGGTTCGGCTACGGGTTTAAAGTCGCGGCCAACGGTGACCGTCTCGTCGTCGTGTGGGAAGCCCACACTGAGTATTACAGTTACCAGGTGTGGCATGTCGTCCGTGACGCGGCCACCCCGCTCGATTTCGGGCCGATCACGTTTCCCGGCTACATGATGCCGCTGAGCCCGCTCGGCATCCGCGTGAATGCGCTCGACCTGTTATTTTTGCCGCAAGAGCTGCCGCTGGAGCAGGAACTTCCGGCGCGGCTGCCCGGGGCCATGGTCTATGGCAGCCGTATCCTGGGCGACGACATCGTGGCGGTCACGAGTTTCACGCCTGACGAGTTCGATCGGGAACGGTATCTGATCTGCTCGACCTCCGAACAGGCGCTTCGGCAGCAGGTCGCCAAAATCGTGGATACGATCGTTGCCATCGAGAACTATTACCACCTCGTGATGTTGCCGATGAAGGCGTTTTCACGCGCCGTCGATCAAATCCATGACTACGAGCAGCGACATCTCTATCAGCGCGCCGTCTTGATCGAGCAGCTCGGCGGAACGACCCCGCCGACCATGCAGAAATGGTTGACGGTCCTGACCCAGGACCTCTTACAAGTGAGCCGGCTGGCGGAGTCGATGCGATACAGGCTCTCCGCCTCGGTGCCGTACGACCGCATCGTGCAGAGCAACCTCGCGGCGTTGCAGGAGCGACCCTACCCGCCGCTCCGGCAGATCTCAGAGTATGTGAGCTGGAAAATCACCGGCGTGACCGAGGGCTACCAGCAGTTGCTCCGGCGTATCGATGCCATGGAGAAGGATTTTGAAGCGACGGTGGCGGTGCTTCGGACGCATATCGAACTGCGGCTGCAGGAGCAGAATATCCAATTGCAGGATCAGAACATGAAGCTGCTGATCAGTGTGGACTCCACCACGCGGGCCCAGGCGATCCTGCAGCGCACGGTCGAGAGTCTGTCCGTGATCGTGATTACCTACTACCTGACGGGCTTGGGAAGTTATGTGCTGAAGGCCTGTTACGAGATGGGCTGGCTGAAGAATGCGAATGTGGCGACGGCGATCTTCGTTCCGATCGCGTTTGCGACGTCCTTCACCCTCATGACCGTGGGCCGGAAAATTATCGTCAAGCGGATGGCCGATTCCGCCAAGGATCCGGCAGGGCACTGA
- a CDS encoding OmpA family protein, with translation MKYRGASQLMVSGMAMVLLAAPGCSNMKWFQSGSDDQSMSQEGRSGSEYAKRDGARDGQYPSLGREEGMTEAEGGKLRGFSPLVNGQIAGEERLSRSPIGSMLTSNERDQKWAAEIRREEAAAMEAGLKDVFYGYDRYNVSDNDGVASLTTNADWLKENPKALLKISGHCDERGTHDYNLVLGEKRAKAAKSFLVDLGVNAKQVAIVSYGKDRPFCADHDEACHQQNRRGHMLLRK, from the coding sequence ATGAAGTACCGTGGCGCATCGCAACTGATGGTGAGCGGAATGGCAATGGTTCTGTTAGCGGCACCAGGCTGTAGCAATATGAAGTGGTTTCAGTCGGGCTCCGATGATCAGTCCATGTCTCAGGAGGGCCGTTCCGGGAGCGAGTATGCGAAGCGCGACGGTGCGCGAGATGGACAGTATCCTTCCCTCGGCCGGGAAGAGGGTATGACGGAGGCAGAGGGCGGCAAGTTGCGCGGCTTCTCCCCGTTGGTGAACGGCCAGATTGCCGGGGAGGAGCGATTAAGCCGGAGCCCGATCGGCAGTATGTTGACGTCGAATGAACGGGATCAGAAGTGGGCGGCAGAAATTCGACGGGAAGAAGCGGCGGCGATGGAAGCCGGCCTCAAGGACGTGTTTTACGGGTATGACCGGTATAACGTGTCGGACAACGACGGCGTGGCTTCGCTGACCACCAATGCCGATTGGCTTAAGGAGAACCCCAAGGCGCTCCTCAAGATCTCCGGGCACTGCGATGAGCGTGGGACCCACGATTACAACCTGGTGCTCGGCGAAAAACGAGCCAAGGCGGCCAAGAGTTTCCTGGTCGATCTGGGCGTCAACGCGAAGCAGGTGGCGATTGTCTCGTATGGCAAGGATCGCCCCTTCTGCGCCGACCACGACGAGGCCTGCCATCAACAGAATCGGCGCGGCCACATGCTGCTGCGTAAATAA
- a CDS encoding type II toxin-antitoxin system YafQ family toxin: protein MLTIKPTSRFLKDLKLAKKRGQDIDELEDIIDLLQFQKVLPVRNRDHALSGNWKHHRECHIAPDWLLIYRTDDEFLYLERTGSHADLFE from the coding sequence TTGCTCACCATCAAACCCACCAGCCGTTTTCTCAAAGACCTTAAGTTAGCCAAAAAACGAGGACAGGACATCGATGAGCTCGAGGACATCATTGACCTCTTACAATTCCAAAAAGTTCTGCCTGTCAGAAACAGAGATCATGCCCTTTCTGGGAATTGGAAGCATCACCGCGAATGTCATATTGCCCCAGACTGGCTGCTGATTTATCGAACGGATGATGAATTCCTTTACTTGGAACGTACTGGCTCCCACGCTGATCTGTTCGAGTGA
- a CDS encoding type II toxin-antitoxin system RelB/DinJ family antitoxin: MSDRINARIDIGLKKRAVKIFDRLGISEAEAIRLFYAQVELHQGIPFPLTIPNATTIAAFDETNKPEKLPSFKTFRALRNQTGV; the protein is encoded by the coding sequence ATGTCAGACCGTATTAATGCCCGTATCGATATCGGCCTTAAAAAGAGAGCCGTGAAAATCTTCGATCGCCTGGGGATTAGTGAGGCAGAAGCCATACGGCTTTTTTATGCTCAGGTTGAACTCCATCAAGGTATTCCCTTCCCCCTCACCATTCCAAATGCCACGACCATTGCCGCCTTTGACGAAACCAACAAGCCGGAGAAACTCCCTTCCTTTAAAACCTTCCGCGCCCTCAGAAACCAGACGGGCGTCTAG
- a CDS encoding AlpA family transcriptional regulator, producing the protein MVPSTKLITIREAANRLGLKESTIRKYILKRQIAYVKPSVRAVRIPIEELERILAAGLRPAIPQAEGAR; encoded by the coding sequence ATGGTCCCGAGTACAAAATTGATCACCATTCGAGAAGCAGCCAACCGGTTAGGGCTCAAAGAAAGCACAATCAGGAAATACATCCTGAAACGGCAGATCGCCTATGTGAAGCCGTCGGTGCGCGCCGTGCGGATTCCTATCGAAGAACTGGAACGGATTCTGGCTGCCGGCCTTCGTCCAGCCATTCCTCAAGCGGAAGGTGCGCGATGA
- a CDS encoding shikimate kinase, which translates to MNLVLIGYRGTGKSTVGKVLARKLGRTVVSTDAEIVKRAQLSVPEIVKQFGWDHFRDLESAVCRDFAARDQLIIDTGGGAILRPENVDALRRTGTLVWLTATVETITRRIGGDTQRPSLTGTKSFTEEIRDVLNERTPKYQAAANHVVSTDGASTTEVAERILQLISRGSAV; encoded by the coding sequence ATGAATCTCGTGTTGATCGGATACCGTGGGACCGGCAAGAGCACGGTCGGAAAGGTGCTGGCGCGCAAGCTGGGTCGCACCGTGGTGTCGACCGATGCCGAGATCGTGAAGCGGGCACAACTGTCCGTGCCTGAGATCGTCAAACAGTTCGGGTGGGATCACTTTCGCGACTTGGAGTCGGCCGTCTGCCGGGATTTTGCCGCGCGGGACCAGCTGATCATCGATACCGGCGGCGGTGCCATTCTGCGGCCGGAAAACGTGGACGCGTTGCGACGAACCGGGACCCTGGTCTGGCTCACCGCGACCGTGGAGACGATCACGCGTCGGATCGGCGGAGACACCCAGCGCCCGTCATTGACGGGCACGAAGTCCTTCACGGAGGAAATACGGGACGTGTTGAACGAGCGCACACCCAAGTATCAGGCGGCCGCCAACCACGTCGTGTCGACCGATGGGGCCTCGACCACCGAGGTTGCCGAACGCATTCTGCAGCTGATATCTCGTGGGTCGGCTGTCTGA
- a CDS encoding shikimate dehydrogenase translates to MDITTQTQWCGIIGNPVEHSLSPAIHNAAFQKMGLDLVYLAFRVEALGDALKGVRALGNARGFSVTIPHKVAAIPFLDEVEPTAKHIGAINTIVVEEGKLKGYNTDASGALRALKEGGALLDGHRVLILGSGGAARAIAFALATGTGIAGLTILGIEEVERQKLVKDLREKTNLPIEDGPLTLDMLRNWVPHVRTLIHCTPVGMSPRVEESCVPTNLFRPELTVMDIVYNPRETKLLQEAKAAGCRTISGLEMFLNQAVLQFELWTKQPAPADVMRRVLESRFG, encoded by the coding sequence ATGGACATCACGACTCAGACTCAATGGTGCGGCATCATCGGCAATCCGGTCGAACATTCCCTCTCGCCGGCGATTCACAATGCGGCCTTTCAGAAGATGGGGCTGGATCTGGTCTACCTGGCGTTTCGGGTGGAAGCCCTCGGCGATGCGCTGAAAGGGGTGCGGGCCTTGGGGAATGCGCGAGGATTCAGCGTGACGATTCCTCACAAAGTGGCGGCGATTCCGTTTCTCGATGAAGTCGAGCCCACCGCCAAGCATATCGGAGCGATCAATACCATCGTCGTGGAAGAGGGCAAGCTCAAGGGCTACAACACGGACGCGTCCGGGGCGTTGCGCGCGTTGAAAGAAGGCGGGGCGTTGCTCGACGGGCATCGGGTCTTGATCCTGGGCTCCGGGGGCGCAGCCCGAGCGATTGCCTTCGCGCTGGCAACCGGGACGGGCATCGCCGGGTTGACGATTCTCGGGATCGAAGAGGTTGAGCGGCAGAAATTGGTGAAGGATTTGCGAGAGAAGACGAACCTCCCGATTGAGGATGGCCCGCTCACGCTCGACATGCTTCGGAACTGGGTGCCGCACGTGCGCACCTTGATTCACTGCACGCCGGTCGGGATGTCGCCTCGGGTGGAGGAGTCCTGTGTGCCGACCAATCTCTTCAGGCCTGAACTGACGGTCATGGATATTGTCTACAATCCGCGCGAAACGAAGCTGCTGCAGGAAGCGAAGGCGGCCGGCTGTCGGACGATTTCCGGATTGGAGATGTTCCTCAACCAGGCCGTGTTGCAATTCGAACTCTGGACGAAACAGCCGGCCCCGGCCGATGTCATGCGACGGGTCTTGGAGTCTCGCTTTGGTTAA